Proteins co-encoded in one Nitratireductor kimnyeongensis genomic window:
- the katA gene encoding catalase KatA: protein MADKPTMTTSAGAPVSDNQNTVTAGERGPVLLQDYQLIEKLAHQNRERIPERVVHAKGWGAHGVLKITGDISKYTIAKALQPGAETPMLARFSTVAGEQGAADAERDVRGFALKFYTEDGNWDLVGNNTPVFFVRDPLKFPDFIHTQKRHPRTNMRSPTAMWDFWSLSPESLHQVTILMSDRGLPTAPMFMNGYGSHTYSFWNDKGERFWVKFHFKTMQGHKHHTNAEAEQVVGKTRESYQEALYGAIEDGDFPKWKVQVQIMPEADAEKTDYNPFDLTKVWPHAEYPPIDIGVMELNRNPDNYFTEIENAAFSPSNIVPGISYSPDKMLQARIFSYADAHRYRLGTHYETIPVNQPKCPVHHYHRDGEMNTFGGIKTGNPDAYYEPNSFGGPVENPAAKEPPLKISGDADRYNHRIGNDDYSQPRALFNLFDEGQKNRLFSNIAAAMDGVPGEIIERQLAHFDKVHPDYGNGVRKALKEAHGYEPNAVPVTGKTPQRAAE from the coding sequence ATGGCAGACAAACCCACGATGACCACGTCTGCTGGCGCGCCCGTCAGCGATAACCAGAACACCGTGACCGCAGGTGAGCGGGGCCCGGTTCTGCTTCAGGACTACCAGCTCATCGAAAAGCTTGCACATCAGAACCGGGAACGCATTCCAGAGCGGGTGGTGCATGCCAAGGGCTGGGGCGCGCATGGCGTCTTGAAGATCACCGGCGACATTTCGAAGTACACGATCGCCAAGGCGCTTCAACCAGGCGCGGAAACGCCAATGCTTGCGCGTTTCTCCACCGTTGCGGGCGAGCAGGGTGCTGCCGACGCCGAGCGCGATGTGCGCGGCTTTGCGCTGAAATTCTACACCGAGGACGGCAATTGGGATCTGGTGGGCAACAACACGCCCGTGTTCTTCGTCCGCGATCCGCTCAAGTTCCCCGATTTCATTCATACGCAGAAGCGTCATCCGCGCACCAATATGCGTTCACCCACGGCCATGTGGGATTTCTGGTCGCTCTCCCCGGAGAGCCTCCATCAGGTGACGATCCTGATGTCGGACCGTGGCCTGCCGACTGCGCCCATGTTCATGAATGGTTATGGCTCCCACACCTATTCATTCTGGAACGACAAGGGCGAGCGGTTCTGGGTAAAGTTCCACTTCAAGACCATGCAGGGCCACAAGCACCACACCAATGCGGAGGCCGAGCAGGTGGTGGGCAAGACGCGCGAAAGCTATCAGGAAGCGCTCTACGGCGCGATCGAAGATGGCGACTTTCCGAAATGGAAGGTTCAGGTGCAGATCATGCCCGAGGCGGATGCGGAGAAGACCGACTACAATCCGTTTGACCTTACCAAGGTTTGGCCGCATGCGGAGTATCCACCGATCGACATTGGCGTGATGGAGCTGAACCGCAATCCGGACAATTATTTCACCGAGATCGAAAATGCGGCCTTCTCGCCTTCCAACATCGTTCCGGGCATCAGCTATTCGCCTGACAAGATGCTGCAGGCGCGCATCTTCTCCTATGCGGATGCGCACCGTTACCGGCTTGGCACGCACTACGAGACGATCCCGGTCAACCAGCCGAAATGTCCTGTGCATCATTATCATCGGGATGGCGAGATGAACACGTTCGGCGGCATCAAGACGGGAAATCCGGATGCCTATTACGAGCCGAATTCCTTCGGTGGCCCGGTGGAAAACCCGGCCGCGAAGGAGCCGCCACTGAAGATTTCGGGCGACGCGGACCGCTACAATCATCGCATCGGCAATGACGATTACAGCCAGCCGCGCGCGCTGTTCAACCTCTTCGACGAGGGGCAGAAGAACCGGCTGTTTTCCAACATCGCGGCTGCGATGGACGGTGTACCCGGCGAGATCATAGAGCGGCAGCTCGCGCATTTCGACAAGGTTCATCCCGACTACGGCAATGGCGTGCGCAAAGCGCTCAAGGAAGCGCACGGCTACGAGCCCAACGCCGTACCCGTGACCGGAAAGACACCGCAGCGGGCTGCCGAATAG
- a CDS encoding RsmB/NOP family class I SAM-dependent RNA methyltransferase: MRLGGRLAAAIEILEDIDRRYRPAAEALKDWGLSHRFAGSKDRAAIGNIVYDALRRKRSAAWIFQDESPRALAFGAFLIEAGFDAEMLNAALAEDNFAPQPISSEEAARIAAHPLDQAPDGVRAECPEWCEPLFQRAWGDDWVAEAAALAERPPLDMRVNMLKATREKVAKALARTGVHESELAPQGLRIGPIEGQGRHPNVQAEPAFQKGWFEVQDEGSQLVASLTEAAPGMQVLDYCAGAGGKSLAMSAAMENTGQIQAFDAEKQRLAPIFDRLKRAGCRNVQAVANPEALAMHEGKFDLVVVDAPCTGAGTWRRRPDAKWRLAEKQLEQRQAEQSEILARASRFVRPGGRLAYITCSVFAEENDDQVRAFLEANPDFQPVDHAALWERHLPGQAAKARIDTTMGIALSPNRTATDGFHFAALERN; encoded by the coding sequence ATGCGACTTGGCGGACGGCTGGCTGCGGCCATTGAAATTCTGGAAGACATCGACCGGCGGTATCGGCCGGCGGCGGAAGCGCTGAAAGACTGGGGCCTTTCCCATCGTTTCGCCGGCTCCAAGGACCGCGCAGCCATTGGCAATATCGTCTATGATGCGTTGCGCCGAAAGCGCTCTGCTGCGTGGATTTTTCAGGACGAAAGCCCGCGCGCTCTTGCCTTCGGTGCCTTCTTGATCGAGGCGGGATTTGATGCCGAGATGCTGAATGCAGCCTTGGCGGAAGACAATTTCGCCCCGCAACCAATTTCAAGTGAGGAAGCAGCCCGCATTGCGGCGCATCCGCTGGATCAGGCGCCTGACGGCGTGCGTGCGGAATGCCCTGAATGGTGCGAACCTCTTTTTCAGCGGGCCTGGGGCGATGATTGGGTGGCGGAGGCGGCCGCCCTTGCCGAGCGCCCGCCGCTCGACATGCGGGTGAACATGTTGAAGGCCACGCGCGAAAAGGTGGCGAAGGCGCTGGCGCGCACCGGTGTGCATGAGAGTGAACTGGCGCCGCAAGGTTTGCGGATCGGCCCGATCGAAGGGCAGGGGCGGCATCCCAATGTGCAGGCCGAACCTGCCTTTCAGAAGGGCTGGTTCGAGGTTCAGGATGAGGGGTCGCAGCTTGTTGCCTCCCTCACTGAAGCCGCGCCGGGCATGCAGGTGCTCGACTATTGTGCAGGTGCTGGAGGTAAATCGCTCGCCATGTCGGCGGCGATGGAGAATACCGGCCAGATCCAGGCTTTCGATGCCGAAAAACAGAGACTTGCCCCCATATTCGACCGCCTGAAGCGGGCGGGCTGTCGCAATGTGCAGGCGGTGGCCAACCCCGAGGCGCTCGCCATGCATGAGGGGAAGTTTGATCTGGTCGTTGTCGATGCGCCGTGCACGGGTGCGGGCACCTGGCGGCGCAGACCTGATGCGAAATGGCGGCTCGCTGAAAAGCAGCTTGAACAGCGGCAGGCGGAGCAGTCCGAAATCCTTGCGCGGGCATCACGCTTCGTGCGTCCGGGCGGGCGGCTTGCCTATATCACCTGCTCGGTCTTCGCCGAGGAAAACGACGATCAGGTACGCGCCTTTCTCGAAGCCAATCCGGATTTCCAGCCCGTGGACCATGCGGCATTGTGGGAGAGGCACTTGCCCGGACAGGCTGCGAAGGCAAGAATTGATACGACGATGGGCATTGCCCTTTCCCCCAACCGCACGGCGACCGACGGCTTTCATTTCGCCGCGCTGGAGCGGAACTGA
- a CDS encoding PaaI family thioesterase has product MNQANPADVEARVRASFARQKMMETIGAELTLVTPGIVEIEMPHAEGLTQQHGFLHAGVISTALDSACGYAAFSLMPDDAAVLTIEFKVNLLAPGRGERFLFRGTVTKPGRTIIVADGQAYAYSAEGDAKLIATMTGTMMTIIGREGIEG; this is encoded by the coding sequence ATGAACCAGGCAAATCCCGCAGATGTCGAGGCCCGTGTTCGGGCAAGCTTCGCCCGCCAGAAGATGATGGAAACCATTGGTGCCGAGCTGACACTCGTGACGCCGGGTATTGTCGAGATCGAGATGCCCCATGCGGAGGGTCTGACGCAGCAGCACGGGTTTCTCCATGCGGGTGTGATCTCGACGGCACTGGATTCAGCCTGTGGCTATGCGGCGTTCTCTTTGATGCCGGACGATGCTGCTGTTCTGACCATCGAGTTCAAGGTCAATTTGCTAGCGCCGGGGCGCGGCGAGCGGTTTCTGTTTCGTGGCACCGTCACCAAGCCCGGCCGCACCATCATTGTGGCTGACGGGCAGGCCTATGCCTATTCCGCCGAAGGCGATGCCAAATTGATTGCCACAATGACGGGAACCATGATGACCATCATCGGACGTGAGGGGATCGAAGGGTGA
- a CDS encoding 5'-methylthioadenosine/S-adenosylhomocysteine nucleosidase (Enables the cleavage of the glycosidic bond in both 5'-methylthioadenosine and S-adenosylhomocysteine) yields the protein MRAPVEPAILAGKRVLFVMAAEAEYGPHLKKRFKPLVTGVGPVEAGVVLGAELALLATEGHLPDLLVSLGSAGSRSLEQTEVYQATAVSYRDMDASPLGFERGVTPFLDHPAIMPLPHRIPGIREATLSTGGNVVSGAAYDAINADMVDMETFAALRACQRFGLDLVALRGISDGAAELQHVNDWTEYLHVIDEKLADAVDRLEQAIADGLL from the coding sequence ATGCGGGCACCGGTCGAGCCGGCGATCCTTGCCGGAAAACGCGTTCTCTTTGTCATGGCGGCTGAAGCCGAATACGGACCACATCTCAAAAAGCGCTTCAAACCCCTGGTGACGGGTGTCGGCCCCGTGGAAGCGGGCGTGGTGCTCGGTGCGGAGCTCGCCCTTCTCGCTACCGAGGGGCATCTGCCCGATCTCCTCGTTTCCCTTGGATCTGCCGGAAGCCGCAGCCTCGAACAGACGGAAGTCTATCAGGCCACCGCCGTTTCCTATCGGGATATGGACGCGTCACCGCTCGGTTTTGAAAGGGGCGTGACGCCCTTTCTCGACCATCCTGCGATCATGCCGTTGCCGCATCGCATTCCGGGCATCCGAGAAGCGACTCTTTCGACCGGCGGCAACGTGGTTTCAGGGGCTGCCTATGACGCCATCAATGCCGACATGGTGGATATGGAAACCTTCGCGGCGTTGCGCGCCTGCCAACGCTTCGGTCTCGATCTGGTGGCATTGCGCGGCATCTCCGACGGTGCCGCGGAACTGCAGCACGTGAACGACTGGACCGAGTATCTGCATGTGATCGATGAGAAGCTTGCCGACGCGGTGGATCGCCTCGAACAGGCCATTGCAGATGGCCTTCTATGA
- the guaA gene encoding glutamine-hydrolyzing GMP synthase has protein sequence MTISNPDTVLIVDFGSQVTQLIARRVREAGVYCEISPFQSAEEAFKRLAPKAVILSGSPASAVEIGSPRAPQVIFDSGLPVLGICYGEQTMCAQLGGKVEGSDHREFGRAFLEIDDDCPLFEGVWAKGTRHQVWMSHGDRVTAIPAGFRVVGTSTGAPFAAIADDDRKYYGVQFHPEVVHTPDGAKLLSNFVHKIAGLSGDWTMAAYREQAIEAIRKQVGDGKVICALSGGVDSSVAALLTHEAVGDQLTCILVDHGLMRKNEASEVVAMFREHYNLPLILVDASDRFIGALEGESDPEKKRKTIGRLFIEVFEEEAKKLGGADFLVQGTLYPDVIESVSFTGGPSVTIKSHHNVGGLPERMNMSLVEPLRELFKDEVRVLGKELGLPDSFIGRHPFPGPGLAIRCPGGVTREKLEILRSADAIYLDEIRKAGLYDAIWQAFAVLLPVQTVGVMGDGRTYEFVCALRAVTSVDGMTADFYHYDMEFLGKAATRIINEVRGINRVVYDVTSKPPGTIEWE, from the coding sequence ATGACGATATCCAATCCCGACACAGTTCTCATCGTTGATTTCGGCAGCCAGGTCACGCAGCTTATTGCGCGGCGCGTACGCGAGGCCGGAGTCTATTGCGAAATCTCCCCGTTTCAGTCGGCCGAGGAGGCGTTCAAACGCCTTGCGCCCAAGGCGGTCATCCTTTCCGGCAGCCCGGCCTCGGCGGTCGAAATCGGCAGCCCGCGCGCGCCGCAGGTGATCTTCGATTCGGGCCTTCCGGTGCTTGGCATCTGCTATGGCGAGCAGACCATGTGCGCCCAGCTTGGCGGCAAGGTCGAGGGGTCGGACCATCGCGAGTTCGGTCGAGCCTTCCTTGAGATCGATGACGATTGCCCGCTGTTCGAGGGTGTGTGGGCCAAGGGGACGCGCCATCAGGTTTGGATGAGCCATGGGGACCGGGTGACGGCCATCCCGGCGGGCTTCCGCGTGGTCGGCACCTCGACGGGCGCGCCCTTTGCGGCCATTGCCGATGATGATCGCAAATATTACGGCGTTCAGTTCCACCCCGAAGTGGTGCACACGCCGGACGGCGCAAAGCTCCTGTCCAATTTCGTACACAAGATCGCCGGTCTTTCGGGCGACTGGACGATGGCGGCCTATCGCGAACAGGCGATCGAAGCCATCCGCAAGCAGGTTGGCGACGGCAAGGTGATCTGCGCGCTTTCTGGCGGCGTCGATTCTTCCGTGGCGGCCCTTTTGACGCATGAGGCCGTCGGCGATCAGCTCACATGCATTCTGGTCGACCATGGCCTGATGCGAAAGAACGAGGCTTCCGAAGTGGTCGCCATGTTCCGCGAGCACTACAATCTGCCGCTCATTCTGGTGGATGCCTCCGACCGCTTCATCGGCGCGCTGGAAGGCGAAAGCGATCCGGAAAAGAAACGCAAGACCATCGGCCGTCTGTTCATCGAGGTGTTCGAGGAAGAGGCGAAGAAACTTGGCGGCGCCGATTTCCTGGTGCAGGGCACGCTCTATCCCGACGTGATCGAGAGCGTTTCCTTCACCGGTGGGCCGTCGGTCACCATCAAGTCGCACCACAATGTGGGCGGTCTGCCCGAGCGCATGAACATGAGCCTGGTGGAGCCGCTGCGCGAGCTTTTCAAGGATGAGGTGCGGGTGCTTGGCAAGGAGCTCGGCCTTCCCGACAGCTTCATCGGCCGCCATCCCTTTCCAGGACCGGGCCTGGCCATCCGCTGCCCCGGCGGAGTGACCCGCGAGAAGCTGGAAATCCTGCGTTCTGCCGATGCGATCTATCTGGACGAGATCCGCAAGGCCGGCCTCTACGACGCAATCTGGCAGGCCTTCGCCGTGCTCTTGCCGGTGCAGACGGTCGGCGTGATGGGCGACGGGCGGACCTATGAGTTCGTCTGCGCCCTGCGCGCCGTGACCTCGGTCGACGGCATGACGGCGGATTTCTATCACTATGACATGGAATTCCTCGGCAAGGCCGCGACTCGCATCATCAACGAGGTGCGCGGCATCAACCGCGTCGTTTACGATGTGACCTCCAAGCCGCCCGGCACAATAGAGTGGGAATGA
- a CDS encoding YARHG domain-containing protein: MSEFATELSDLIRDRGITSDEQLARRAMSFQKPGARRINVHARTINNWRNGRSRPRSLEDPRLVLVLKALAPSEEEMSALAQSFGSAATETGQVEQGRFLPRPIHRGHQKLYLAAVILIALSSLAIFSAYSLGPARSDYLAEIPPDQLRLSKDGFVLPHSNEQIIRQSELDTLSGWELYVARNEIFARHGRPFVEPSSGCLQKHFDRWTTSAGNQTGWYVKRSGTPLATDLEYKNAASIRDYECEVRGGQYTCNGKLNPCR; encoded by the coding sequence TTGAGCGAATTTGCAACTGAGTTGTCCGACTTGATACGCGATCGTGGCATCACGTCCGACGAGCAATTGGCCCGGCGGGCGATGAGCTTTCAAAAGCCAGGAGCGCGGCGGATCAATGTGCACGCCAGAACGATCAACAACTGGCGAAACGGGCGCAGCAGACCGCGCAGCCTTGAAGATCCGCGCCTTGTGCTCGTCCTGAAGGCACTGGCGCCTTCGGAGGAGGAAATGTCCGCTCTTGCTCAAAGCTTCGGGAGTGCCGCGACAGAAACCGGACAGGTTGAGCAGGGGCGGTTTCTGCCGAGACCGATACACCGGGGCCATCAAAAGCTCTATCTGGCGGCAGTCATCCTTATCGCTCTCTCCAGCTTGGCCATCTTCTCGGCATACAGCCTCGGTCCGGCGCGGTCCGATTATCTGGCGGAGATCCCGCCTGATCAATTGCGCCTTTCAAAAGATGGCTTCGTCCTTCCCCATTCCAACGAGCAGATCATACGCCAGTCTGAACTGGACACGCTGTCGGGATGGGAGCTCTATGTCGCGAGAAACGAGATTTTTGCCCGCCACGGCCGACCCTTTGTCGAACCTTCATCGGGTTGTCTGCAGAAACATTTCGACCGGTGGACGACGTCAGCCGGAAATCAAACAGGCTGGTACGTGAAACGGTCCGGAACGCCTCTTGCCACCGACCTCGAATATAAAAATGCAGCCTCCATCCGCGACTATGAGTGCGAGGTCCGAGGCGGACAATACACTTGCAACGGCAAGCTCAACCCGTGTCGTTGA